The following coding sequences lie in one Maribacter forsetii DSM 18668 genomic window:
- a CDS encoding nucleotide sugar dehydrogenase: MKKITKICCIGAGYVGGPTMSVIAKQCPEIQVTVVDINQDRIDQWNTDDLDKLPIYEPGLKEIVGERRGKNLFFSTEVDKAIDEAQMIFISVNTPTKTYGKGKGQAADLKFIELCARNIAKVAKDDKIVVEKSTLPVRTAQAIQNILDNTGNSVKFEILSNPEFLAEGTAIEDLIHADRVLIGGNDTPSGQAAKDALSAVYEHWLPKERILQTNVWSSELSKLVANAFLAQRVSSINTISALCEKTDANIQEISRAIGFDSRIGPKFLNASVGFGGSCFQKDILNLVYIARSYGLSEVADYWEQVIIANDYQKNRFAENIISTLYNTISGKKIIIYGWAFKKDTNDTRESAAIAVADALLEEQAEIIVYDPKVSEERIYADLDYLNTRAPEENRRLLKVTKNPMEATKNAHAIAILTEWDEFKSYDWQTIYNQMLKPAFVFDGRRLLDTETMEAIGFNYYKIGQS; encoded by the coding sequence ATGAAAAAAATTACGAAAATATGTTGCATTGGTGCTGGTTACGTAGGCGGTCCTACCATGTCCGTTATAGCAAAACAGTGTCCAGAAATACAAGTAACGGTAGTAGACATCAATCAAGACCGTATTGATCAATGGAATACCGATGATTTGGATAAACTTCCAATTTATGAGCCGGGACTAAAGGAAATTGTTGGTGAAAGACGCGGAAAAAATCTATTTTTCTCTACAGAAGTAGATAAGGCTATAGATGAAGCCCAAATGATATTCATTTCTGTGAACACCCCTACTAAAACATATGGTAAAGGTAAAGGTCAAGCGGCTGATTTAAAATTCATAGAACTTTGCGCAAGAAATATTGCAAAAGTGGCAAAAGACGACAAAATAGTTGTTGAAAAGTCTACACTTCCTGTAAGAACCGCACAAGCAATTCAAAATATTTTAGATAATACCGGTAACTCGGTTAAGTTTGAAATTTTATCCAATCCAGAATTTTTGGCAGAAGGTACCGCCATTGAAGATTTAATACATGCAGATCGTGTATTGATCGGTGGTAATGATACACCCAGTGGACAAGCTGCTAAAGACGCACTTAGTGCTGTTTATGAACATTGGCTTCCAAAAGAACGTATTTTACAAACCAATGTTTGGTCATCTGAATTATCTAAGCTAGTGGCCAATGCATTTTTAGCGCAACGCGTTTCATCTATAAATACAATTTCGGCTCTTTGTGAAAAAACAGATGCTAATATTCAAGAAATATCAAGAGCTATTGGTTTTGATAGCCGTATTGGACCAAAATTTCTAAATGCATCTGTAGGTTTCGGTGGATCTTGTTTTCAAAAAGATATTTTAAATTTAGTTTACATTGCTAGATCATACGGTTTAAGCGAAGTTGCCGATTATTGGGAACAAGTCATTATCGCCAATGACTATCAAAAAAATCGTTTTGCAGAAAATATAATTTCTACGCTGTATAATACCATATCTGGAAAAAAAATCATCATTTACGGGTGGGCATTTAAAAAGGACACCAATGACACCAGGGAGTCCGCCGCCATTGCAGTTGCAGACGCCTTACTAGAAGAGCAGGCTGAAATAATTGTCTATGATCCAAAAGTATCGGAAGAACGTATCTATGCTGATTTAGATTATTTAAACACTAGAGCTCCTGAAGAAAACAGACGATTGTTAAAAGTCACTAAAAACCCTATGGAAGCCACTAAAAATGCTCATGCAATAGCGATTTTAACAGAATGGGATGAGTTTAAAAGTTACGATTGGCAAACTATTTATAACCAGATGCTAAAACCAGCATTTGTATTCGACGGAAGAAGATTACTAGATACAGAGACTATGGAAGCTATTGGCTTTAACTATTACAAAATAGGACAATCATGA
- a CDS encoding DegT/DnrJ/EryC1/StrS family aminotransferase, whose translation MGGTEQNYVNEAFDTNWIAPLGPNVNAFEQSIKQKLGNNVHVAALSAGTAAIHLSLELLGVGHGDEVICQSFTFSASANPITYLGASPVFVDSELDTWNISPVLLRKAIEDGIAKGKKPKAIIAVHLYGMPYKISEIGTIAKEFEIPIIEDSAEALGSSYKETPCGTFGDIGILSFNGNKIITTSGGGALVSKNKEFVERAVFLATQARDDAPHYQHSNIGYNYRMSNVLAGIGRGQMEVLNDRVNARRANHQYYKDKIGQFEEIEFLIEPDGYFSNRWLSCILTPSFEIREKLRLALLDENIESRPLWKPLHLQPIFRTSKHFVDGTSESLFERGLCLPSGSNLTKDDLDRVVTTIKNVLS comes from the coding sequence ATGGGAGGGACAGAGCAAAACTATGTTAATGAAGCCTTTGATACTAATTGGATCGCACCTTTGGGACCCAATGTTAATGCTTTTGAGCAATCTATTAAGCAAAAACTTGGAAATAATGTTCATGTTGCTGCATTAAGTGCAGGCACGGCGGCTATTCATTTAAGTTTGGAACTTTTGGGGGTAGGTCATGGAGATGAAGTAATCTGTCAAAGTTTTACTTTTTCAGCTTCTGCAAATCCAATAACATATTTAGGAGCTTCTCCCGTTTTTGTAGATAGTGAATTGGATACTTGGAACATATCACCTGTTTTATTGCGTAAAGCAATAGAGGATGGTATTGCTAAAGGAAAAAAACCAAAAGCCATTATTGCAGTTCATTTATATGGAATGCCTTATAAAATTTCTGAGATTGGAACTATAGCCAAAGAGTTTGAAATTCCAATTATTGAGGATAGTGCTGAAGCATTGGGAAGCAGCTATAAGGAAACACCTTGTGGTACTTTTGGTGATATAGGTATTCTATCTTTTAACGGGAATAAAATTATTACAACTTCAGGTGGAGGAGCCTTGGTTTCCAAGAACAAAGAGTTTGTGGAAAGAGCTGTGTTTTTGGCAACCCAAGCTAGGGACGATGCACCGCACTATCAACATTCTAATATAGGTTATAATTACAGAATGAGTAATGTTTTGGCCGGTATTGGACGTGGTCAGATGGAAGTTTTAAATGATCGTGTAAATGCACGTAGAGCCAATCATCAATATTATAAAGACAAAATAGGTCAATTTGAAGAAATTGAATTTTTAATTGAGCCTGACGGATATTTTTCGAATAGATGGCTAAGTTGTATCTTAACGCCGTCATTTGAGATAAGAGAAAAGCTTAGGCTGGCTTTATTAGATGAGAATATAGAATCTAGACCTTTATGGAAACCATTACACTTACAACCAATTTTTAGGACTTCCAAACATTTTGTTGATGGAACCTCAGAATCATTATTTGAAAGAGGGCTTTGTTTACCTAGTGGGTCTAACTTGACCAAAGACGATTTAGATCGCGTAGTAACAACTATCAAAAACGTTTTATCATGA
- a CDS encoding polysaccharide biosynthesis protein has product MIQKYLNYSAQRYASKWLVLSIDLITVVFSFILSYFIRFNLTLNFDIHNFLVQIPLVATASLIAFLIVGSYKGVVRHTGVRDVYNIFNAVCFFSILVIFVVMINRQLDILSQFTIPLSIIIINSLITFIGLAASRFVFKSFYNKMNSSIKVTKNILIYGAGDSGVLTHSAIGNNSKSRYKVIGYIDRDVKKIGKNINGVPVFARRTLTEAFIVKNNISEIIFSIQNIDSVKLRKTVEGLVDLPIVVKIVPPIEDWINGELKVSQIKQVQIEDLLDRAPITIKNSKIAMELMNKTVMVTGGAGSIGSEIVRQICNYDYKSLIVIDSAESALYDLQQELKQNGFHNFIPIVTDIRDKNRMNALFSEHRPNVVFHAAAYKHVPLMGYNSYEAIKINVGGTKNVADLSILHGVEKFVFVSTDKAVNPTNVMGATKRIAEMYISCMQKENKTKFITTRFGNVLGSNGSVIPLFRKQIEKGGPLTLTHKDITRYFMTIPEASQLVLEAGAMGEGGEIFIFDMGESVKIYDLAKNMIKLSGLRYPEDIDIKITGLRPGEKLYEELLANGENTLPTYHQKIKISKVRDVEYAKVRSKIDELCITNMFFSGNTVKLMKEIVPEYISKNSDLCDLDNVESKKDSEQKLKIVKS; this is encoded by the coding sequence ATGATACAGAAATACCTTAATTATAGTGCACAACGATATGCCTCAAAGTGGCTTGTGTTGAGTATAGATTTAATCACGGTAGTTTTCTCGTTTATACTATCATATTTTATTCGATTCAATTTGACATTAAATTTTGATATTCATAATTTTTTGGTTCAAATTCCACTGGTAGCCACGGCTTCATTAATTGCTTTTTTAATAGTAGGGTCTTATAAGGGGGTAGTACGCCATACAGGTGTTAGGGATGTGTACAATATTTTTAATGCAGTGTGTTTCTTTAGTATACTCGTTATTTTTGTTGTAATGATTAACAGGCAATTGGATATTTTAAGTCAATTTACAATTCCATTGTCTATCATCATTATTAATAGCTTAATTACTTTTATTGGTCTTGCTGCTTCTCGTTTTGTTTTTAAATCTTTTTATAACAAAATGAATAGTTCCATAAAGGTGACTAAAAATATATTGATATACGGAGCAGGTGATTCTGGTGTGCTAACGCATAGTGCTATAGGTAATAACAGTAAAAGTCGCTATAAAGTAATTGGATATATTGATAGAGACGTTAAAAAAATCGGAAAAAATATTAATGGAGTTCCTGTTTTTGCAAGAAGAACATTAACAGAAGCATTTATTGTTAAAAATAATATTTCTGAGATTATTTTTTCTATACAAAATATTGATTCGGTTAAATTAAGGAAAACAGTAGAAGGTCTTGTTGATTTACCTATCGTAGTAAAAATTGTACCTCCTATTGAAGATTGGATAAACGGTGAACTAAAAGTTTCACAAATAAAACAAGTGCAAATTGAAGATTTACTTGATCGCGCTCCTATAACTATTAAGAATAGTAAAATTGCGATGGAGTTAATGAACAAAACTGTTATGGTAACGGGTGGTGCTGGATCTATTGGTAGTGAAATTGTTCGTCAAATATGTAATTATGATTACAAATCTTTGATTGTTATTGATTCTGCAGAATCGGCATTGTATGATTTGCAACAGGAATTAAAACAAAATGGATTTCATAATTTTATTCCGATTGTGACAGATATTAGGGATAAGAATAGAATGAACGCTTTATTTAGCGAACATAGACCTAATGTTGTTTTTCATGCCGCAGCATATAAGCATGTTCCTTTAATGGGGTATAACTCTTATGAGGCTATAAAAATTAATGTTGGTGGTACAAAGAACGTAGCAGATTTATCTATATTACATGGAGTTGAGAAATTTGTCTTTGTATCAACTGATAAAGCAGTAAACCCAACAAATGTAATGGGAGCAACTAAACGAATTGCAGAAATGTATATTAGTTGCATGCAAAAAGAAAATAAGACAAAATTTATTACTACCCGATTTGGTAATGTTCTTGGGTCAAATGGTTCCGTAATACCTTTGTTTAGAAAACAAATAGAAAAGGGAGGTCCTTTAACATTAACCCATAAAGATATTACACGTTATTTTATGACCATACCAGAAGCTTCTCAATTAGTTTTGGAAGCAGGGGCAATGGGTGAAGGTGGAGAGATATTTATTTTTGACATGGGCGAGTCTGTCAAGATATACGATTTAGCCAAAAATATGATTAAGCTTTCTGGTTTACGTTATCCTGAAGATATTGATATTAAGATTACCGGTTTACGACCTGGTGAGAAATTATATGAAGAATTGTTGGCTAACGGAGAAAATACCTTACCAACCTATCATCAGAAAATTAAAATTAGTAAGGTGCGCGACGTTGAATATGCGAAGGTAAGATCTAAAATTGATGAACTTTGTATTACCAACATGTTTTTTAGTGGTAATACAGTGAAACTAATGAAAGAGATAGTTCCTGAATATATATCTAAAAACTCTGACTTATGTGACTTAGATAACGTTGAGTCAAAAAAAGATTCAGAACAAAAACTTAAAATAGTAAAATCTTAA
- a CDS encoding polysaccharide biosynthesis/export family protein, translated as MNHLTTKLSKFFYFSLTVLLLHSCASPKDVVYFQGVGDYETKVGENNHSQTYKVDDVVSINVSTLDPQASMPFNLVKGMDESGMRAEQLDYIVDKSGNIDFPVIGQVKIAGLTAEKAKELLKQKLSNYLKDPIINIRLKNFTVTILGEVKAPGTYPVIGEQITILEALGLANDLTIKGKRDNVLVIRDFDGTKVYHRINLTSKEALDSPVYYLTQNDVVYVEPNNSAITSSSLDNRATIWVSIASVLITSSVLILTRN; from the coding sequence ATGAATCATTTGACAACAAAATTATCTAAGTTTTTTTACTTTTCTTTGACTGTATTATTGTTGCATTCTTGTGCTTCTCCAAAAGATGTAGTTTATTTTCAAGGTGTTGGGGATTATGAAACTAAGGTAGGTGAAAATAATCACTCTCAAACCTATAAGGTAGATGACGTTGTATCTATAAATGTTTCAACGTTGGATCCACAAGCTAGTATGCCATTTAACCTGGTTAAAGGTATGGATGAAAGTGGTATGAGAGCAGAGCAATTGGATTACATTGTGGATAAAAGTGGTAATATTGATTTTCCGGTAATTGGTCAAGTGAAAATAGCAGGTTTAACAGCTGAAAAAGCAAAAGAACTACTGAAACAAAAGTTAAGTAATTACCTAAAAGACCCGATTATTAATATTCGTTTAAAAAACTTTACAGTAACGATTTTAGGAGAAGTAAAGGCTCCGGGAACATATCCGGTAATTGGAGAACAAATTACAATTTTAGAAGCACTAGGTCTAGCTAATGACTTAACCATAAAAGGTAAGAGAGATAATGTTTTGGTAATTCGTGATTTTGACGGAACCAAAGTTTATCATAGAATAAATCTTACAAGTAAAGAAGCTTTGGATTCACCTGTTTATTACTTAACACAGAACGATGTGGTTTATGTAGAACCTAATAATTCTGCGATTACTTCTTCCTCTTTAGATAATAGGGCTACCATCTGGGTCTCAATAGCTTCAGTGTTGATTACATCGTCAGTTCTAATTTTAACTAGAAACTAA
- a CDS encoding GumC family protein: MSENLNNGQNLSDILKIYTKKWKWFLIGAIIAILLATVYLRYATPQYAGQAKIHIIEEKNASSELAAFNDLDILGVGGTNKVEDEIEVLNSRSNFIEVVKNLKLNIRYNVLGNVKSSEVYRSRPFNINFIANDSVVNSSELVFYVDIQDSNNFGFNFLEDGPVKIYSYGKNIETPIGDIVLTPNSEFLKQYVGKRFLIEIMPVFRVAEAYQANTLISAIGEKSNIINIELTDPVPEKSIDLLNGLISEYNQNGIEDKKIIADRTSNFINERIEEISVELSSVDQDAQDFKTSKGVTDIANESNIALNLSAANRQELENARTQLNIASGMNQIISDENGYDVLPSNVGLSDPSIANTTAKYNELALERKRLLKSADEQNPIIVNLDEQLAGLKGNIKSSLSGMERNLGMQVNNLSGQLSRINSKIYSAPSNSRQLRDIERQQQTTESLFLYLLQKREESQIAMASSAPKSKVIDSAHLVQQEPVKPKNAIVYLASFILGLLVPFGIIYAKDLLDTKIHNKHSLEVYTNDVPVLGELPRLSKKDDKIIINDDRSVLAEALRIIRTNLDFLIKTKNATNSSKNNIVFITSSTPGEGKTFVSTNLSMILASTDKKVLLIGADIRNPKLYSFFSGDSIDKLKTPSRNKDAGLTEYLLDDSIEVKDIIRPMLVHHNTIDVIYSGKIPPNPAELLMSSKVEGLLDEVSELYDYVIVDTAPMMVVSDTLLIAPYANHIIYVTRAGVTDEAAVKFPINLRDEGKLKGISFVVNDVTLDELGYGGKYGYGYSKTSKKWWKF, encoded by the coding sequence ATGAGTGAAAATTTGAATAACGGTCAAAATTTGAGTGATATACTTAAAATTTATACCAAAAAGTGGAAATGGTTTTTAATTGGAGCTATTATAGCAATATTATTGGCTACAGTATATTTAAGATATGCTACACCGCAATATGCCGGACAAGCAAAAATTCATATAATTGAGGAAAAGAACGCATCTTCTGAATTGGCAGCTTTTAATGATCTGGATATTTTAGGAGTTGGTGGAACTAATAAAGTAGAAGACGAAATTGAGGTTTTAAACTCAAGGTCTAATTTTATAGAAGTTGTTAAAAATTTAAAATTAAATATTCGCTACAATGTCTTAGGAAACGTCAAGTCTTCTGAGGTATACAGGAGTAGACCTTTTAATATAAATTTTATTGCCAATGACTCTGTCGTTAATAGTTCTGAGTTAGTTTTTTATGTAGATATACAAGATTCAAATAACTTTGGTTTTAATTTTTTAGAAGATGGTCCTGTAAAAATTTACTCTTATGGTAAGAATATAGAAACGCCTATTGGTGATATTGTACTTACCCCTAATTCAGAGTTTTTAAAACAATATGTAGGAAAGCGATTTTTAATCGAAATAATGCCTGTTTTTAGAGTGGCAGAAGCTTATCAAGCTAATACATTAATTAGTGCTATTGGGGAAAAATCTAATATTATAAATATTGAATTAACGGATCCTGTACCGGAAAAAAGTATAGATCTTTTAAATGGTCTTATATCGGAATATAACCAAAATGGTATTGAGGATAAGAAAATTATAGCAGATAGAACTTCTAACTTTATAAATGAACGAATAGAGGAAATATCTGTTGAATTAAGTTCTGTAGATCAAGATGCTCAAGATTTTAAAACATCAAAGGGTGTAACCGATATAGCCAATGAGTCCAATATCGCTTTAAATTTAAGTGCTGCGAATAGACAAGAATTAGAGAATGCTAGAACTCAGTTGAATATTGCGAGTGGAATGAATCAAATCATCTCAGATGAGAATGGGTATGATGTTCTACCGTCAAATGTTGGTCTTTCTGATCCTAGCATAGCCAATACTACGGCAAAATACAATGAGTTGGCCTTGGAGCGAAAGCGTTTGTTGAAAAGCGCGGATGAGCAAAACCCAATTATTGTAAACTTAGATGAGCAGTTAGCTGGACTAAAAGGAAATATTAAAAGTAGTTTGTCTGGTATGGAGAGAAATCTTGGTATGCAGGTCAACAATTTAAGTGGTCAACTATCTCGAATAAATTCAAAAATTTATTCTGCACCAAGTAATTCTAGACAGTTAAGAGATATAGAAAGACAACAGCAAACGACTGAATCTTTGTTTTTGTATTTATTACAGAAGCGAGAGGAATCTCAAATAGCAATGGCTTCTAGTGCGCCTAAATCGAAAGTTATTGATAGTGCTCATCTAGTACAACAAGAGCCGGTAAAACCAAAGAACGCTATTGTTTATTTAGCCTCGTTTATTTTAGGGTTACTTGTTCCTTTCGGTATTATTTATGCAAAAGATTTGCTAGATACTAAAATACATAATAAGCATAGTTTGGAAGTATATACAAACGATGTTCCGGTATTAGGAGAATTACCTAGGTTATCGAAAAAAGATGACAAAATTATAATTAATGATGATAGATCGGTTTTAGCGGAAGCTCTACGTATCATAAGAACAAATCTTGACTTTTTAATTAAAACTAAAAATGCGACAAATAGTAGTAAGAATAACATAGTTTTTATTACCTCTAGTACACCCGGAGAAGGAAAGACTTTTGTTTCTACTAATCTCTCAATGATATTAGCTAGTACAGATAAAAAAGTTTTACTAATTGGGGCTGATATACGAAACCCTAAATTGTACTCATTCTTTTCTGGAGATTCAATAGATAAGTTGAAGACACCTTCAAGAAATAAGGATGCCGGCTTAACTGAATACCTTTTAGATGATTCAATAGAGGTTAAGGACATCATTAGACCTATGTTAGTTCATCATAATACAATAGATGTAATCTACTCAGGAAAAATTCCGCCAAATCCAGCTGAGCTTCTTATGAGCTCCAAAGTAGAGGGATTATTAGATGAAGTTTCGGAATTATATGATTATGTAATAGTGGATACGGCACCTATGATGGTGGTAAGTGATACTTTATTAATTGCTCCTTATGCTAATCATATTATATATGTTACTAGAGCAGGGGTTACTGATGAGGCCGCTGTAAAATTCCCTATAAATCTACGGGATGAAGGTAAATTAAAAGGTATATCCTTTGTTGTCAATGATGTTACTTTAGACGAGTTGGGATATGGAGGTAAATATGGTTACGGATATAGTAAAACAAGTAAAAAATGGTGGAAATTCTAA
- a CDS encoding tyrosine-protein phosphatase has protein sequence MFSFFSKKHFLIDHLDGFIDIHNHILPGIDDGAKTIEDSIELIKGFNEFGVTDFICTPHIMENYYPNNPSTIASSLSLLQNALKMNNLEHINIEAAAEHMIDSGFEKILEDKQFMPLAKNYLLIEMSYLQASINFDSSVDKIKSSGLFPIFAHPERYAYLHKNLKAYSKYKNDGLLFQMNILSLGDYYGKEVKQTALYLLKNNLIDFVASDVHKITQLNYLKKISINEKTLMLIKPIIEKTIYNFK, from the coding sequence ATGTTCAGCTTTTTCTCCAAAAAACATTTCTTAATTGACCATTTAGACGGATTTATAGATATTCATAATCACATCTTACCAGGAATAGATGACGGAGCAAAAACTATTGAGGATTCTATTGAACTTATTAAAGGTTTTAATGAGTTTGGAGTAACAGATTTTATCTGTACGCCACATATTATGGAGAATTATTACCCTAATAATCCTAGTACCATTGCCAGCTCGTTATCATTACTCCAAAATGCTTTAAAAATGAACAATTTGGAGCATATAAATATAGAGGCTGCAGCGGAACACATGATCGATTCTGGTTTTGAAAAAATTCTTGAAGACAAACAATTCATGCCTTTGGCTAAAAACTACTTATTAATAGAAATGTCTTATTTACAGGCTTCGATTAATTTTGATAGTTCGGTAGATAAAATCAAAAGCTCAGGTTTATTTCCAATTTTTGCTCATCCTGAGCGGTATGCCTATTTACACAAAAATCTAAAAGCTTATTCTAAATATAAGAACGACGGTTTATTGTTTCAAATGAATATTTTATCACTAGGTGATTACTATGGTAAAGAAGTTAAACAAACAGCTTTATACTTACTAAAGAACAATCTAATAGATTTTGTTGCTAGTGATGTTCATAAAATTACGCAACTGAATTACCTCAAAAAAATAAGCATCAATGAAAAAACATTGATGCTTATTAAGCCTATTATCGAAAAGACTATTTATAATTTTAAGTAA
- a CDS encoding helical backbone metal receptor, whose protein sequence is MIYLDQLGNQLDIDHTPSRIISVVPSITELLFDLGLGDKIVGCTKFCVHPNKPYLTKSMIGGTKDLNLEKIVKLNPDLILANKEENIKTQIKFLSESTPVWISDVKTFDDSLKMIEQISLITGSTFRANEIINQLNNYLKPKAPLKKAVYLIWKDPYMTIGGDTYINDILNRCGYINLFSEQNRYPIVTLQEISDYKPDVVLLSSEPYPFKEEHLKTIQDFLKNTDVKLVDGEFYSWYGSRQIHITAKNT, encoded by the coding sequence ATGATTTATTTAGACCAATTAGGAAATCAATTAGACATAGACCATACGCCTTCTCGTATTATTTCTGTTGTTCCCTCTATCACAGAATTGTTGTTCGATTTGGGATTAGGCGATAAAATTGTTGGTTGTACCAAATTCTGCGTACACCCTAACAAACCGTATCTCACGAAAAGCATGATTGGTGGTACAAAGGATTTAAATTTAGAAAAGATTGTAAAATTAAATCCTGATTTAATTCTGGCTAACAAAGAAGAAAACATTAAAACACAAATTAAATTTTTAAGTGAATCCACACCTGTATGGATTAGTGATGTTAAGACTTTTGACGATAGTTTAAAAATGATTGAGCAAATCAGTTTGATTACTGGTAGCACTTTTCGAGCAAATGAAATCATCAACCAATTAAACAACTATCTAAAACCCAAAGCTCCTCTTAAAAAAGCTGTATATCTCATCTGGAAAGATCCATATATGACCATTGGTGGTGACACCTATATCAATGACATTCTAAACCGTTGCGGTTATATTAATCTATTTTCAGAGCAAAACCGCTACCCTATCGTTACCTTACAAGAAATAAGTGATTATAAACCTGATGTAGTGCTATTATCATCTGAGCCTTATCCATTTAAAGAAGAACATCTAAAAACTATTCAGGATTTTCTAAAAAATACGGATGTAAAATTAGTTGACGGAGAATTCTATTCTTGGTATGGATCTAGACAAATCCATATTACAGCTAAAAACACCTAA